A region of Clostridia bacterium DNA encodes the following proteins:
- a CDS encoding acetyl-CoA carboxylase biotin carboxyl carrier protein subunit has product MKELRAEMAGVLVSFSVAAGQAFQAGDEVAVLESMKMQIPIVAPEGGRVSELVAEPGAFVNEGDVLFRYE; this is encoded by the coding sequence AACTCCGGGCCGAGATGGCCGGCGTGCTCGTCAGCTTCAGCGTCGCCGCCGGACAGGCGTTCCAGGCGGGCGACGAGGTCGCCGTGCTGGAGTCGATGAAGATGCAGATCCCGATCGTGGCCCCGGAGGGCGGAAGAGTGTCGGAGCTGGTCGCGGAGCCCGGCGCCTTCGTCAACGAGGGAGACGTGCTCTTCCGCTACGAGTGA